One Pseudorasbora parva isolate DD20220531a chromosome 4, ASM2467924v1, whole genome shotgun sequence genomic region harbors:
- the mzt1 gene encoding mitotic-spindle organizing protein 1, with translation MANPASANMNAVRETMDVLLEISRLLNTGLDMESLSICVRLCEQGINPEALSSVIKELRRASDSLKASENSTSQG, from the exons ATGGCCAATCCCGCGAGCGCAAACATGAATGCGGTCCGGGAAACTATGGATG TTCTCCTGGAGATATCAAGGCTTCTGAATACAGGATTGGACATGGAGTCATTGTCGATATGTGTCCGTCTGTGTGAGCAGGGGATCAACCCCGAAGCCCTATCATCAGTCATCAAAGAACTCAGAAGAGCCTCTGACTCGTTGAAG GCTTCTGAAAACAGCACTAGTCAAGGATGA
- the bora gene encoding protein aurora borealis, with protein sequence MGDIAEIHITPETPGRPAILNPFESPNDYHRLHESLVPSPSVFKSSKSSSATPAKFKWSIDEMANLLPVEIDPEDIRRQAVFLSQTRADSEIEAKRQHAIEQFFTKGAIVPSPWGPLGAKQSIKLPHQKSPLSPLVTEEPPPPKKINAICQTVLSLPVDFNLEKVLGNYYKTEELTEQVQESLSSSSLRRKLFLDGHDSGSESSTPSSPDRNSHNMPPSSREMMSSAIVSPLQCGIPTGTPLSGQFSSSPIQGQCRAYSLGSIASPMFSERSSPAFNSPILSPIRLQHSITPVSGERKRLSFLSPNGAPKGSLDMDVNRCGESPLVEGCSPIRSCSPFQSRPRVCMWASPTHISPILHEKENINPSEPLPTMDLDADSMGPHGLREGLLNRGSESETSVDVSEQMDQDEQFVKDTGANIETDKRESEDEDEVNSRSREESCGWVPEEDTASPARLSSPRTGSVPNAESTHMFVSLLAEGSITPYDISMQVDSGYNTHSVCINSLMDALSSDSQSKEMLDTQTAEEGVPFIRHTKPKLFIPPH encoded by the exons ATGGGAGATATAGCAGAGATTCATATAACACCCGAGACTCCAGGAAGACCCGCGATTCTGAACCCATTTGAGAGCCCAAACGACTATCACCGTCTTCATGAGTCTCTGGTGCCCAGCCCGTCAGTGTTTAAAAGCTCCAAGAGCTCGTCAGCG ACACCAGCAAAGTTCAAGTGGTCCATTGATGAAATGGCAAATTTACTTCCTGTGGAAATAGACCCAGAGGACATTCGCCGCCAGGCAGTGTTTCTGAGCCAAACCAG GGCAGATTCTGAGATTGAGGCAAAACGCCAACATGCTATTGAACAG TTTTTCACGAAAGGTGCCATTGTTCCCTCTCCATGGGGACCTCTAGGAGCCAAACAATCGATAAAACTGCCACATCAGAAAA GTCCTTTGTCCCCACTGGTAACAGAGGAGCCTCCGCCACCAAAGAAAATCAACG CTATCTGTCAGACAGTCCTGTCCCTACCAGTGGACTTCAATCTTGAAAAAGTTCTGG GTAATTATTATAAGACAGAAGAGTTAACTGAACAGGTGCAGGAAAGCCTTAGCTCCTCTTCATTGCGACGGAAGCTGTTTCTGGATGGTCATGATAGTGGATCCGAGTCTTCTACCCCTTCCAGCCCAGATAGAAATTCCCATAACATGCCTCCCAGCAGTCGAGAGATGATGTCTTCTGCTATTGTCTCTCCACTTCAGTGTGGCATTCCAACTGGGACGCCCTTATCT GGCCAGTTTTCATCCAGTCCCATCCAAGGCCAGTGTCGAGCCTACAGTCTGGGCAGTATCGCAAGTCCGATGTTTTCAGAGAGATCGTCGCCTGCTTTCAACTCTCCTATTCTGTCGCCCATCAGACTTCAGCATTCTATAACACCTGTATCAG GTGAGAGGAAAAGGCTGTCGTTTCTGTCCCCCAATGGCGCTCCTAAGGGCAGCTTGGACATGGACGTGAACCGATGCGGAGAAAGCCCATTGGTGGAGGGCTGTTCCCCGATTCGCAGCTGCTCCCCTTTTCAGTCCAGACCCAGAGTTTGTATGTGGGCCTCTCCTACTCACATTTCCCCTATCCTCCACGAAAAGGAGAACATCAATCCAAGTGAACCTTTACCCACCATGGACCTGGACGCCGACTCGATGGGGCCTCATGGCCTACGGGAAGGACTGTTAAATCGGGGGAGTGAGTCCGAGACCTCTGTGGATGTTTCAGAGCAAATGGATCAAGATGAGCAGTTTGTGAAGGATACGGGAGCAAATATTGAGACTGACAAAAGGGAAAGTGAAGATGAGGATGAGGTCAACAGCAGGAGCAGAGAGGAATCATGTGGTTGGGTTCCTGAAGAGGACACTGCATCACCAGCGAGACTGTCCAGCCCTCGAACAGGCAGTGTGCCTAACGCTGAGAGTACGCACATGTTCGTATCCCTGTTAGCGGAAGGGAGCATCACACCATATGACATTAGCATGCAG GTGGATAGCGGTTATAACACTCACTCAGTGTGCATTAACAGCTTAATGGATGCCCTCAGTTCAGACAGCCAGAGTAAGGAAATGCTGGACACACAGACTGCTGAGGAGGGTGTACCTTTCATTAGACACACTAAACCAAAG